The bacterium genome segment CGGATTTAAAGAACAGGATTGGTTTTTAAATTTAGTCGCCGAACTAAAAACCAGACTTTCACCTCAAGAATTATTGGCTATTTTAAAACAAATCGAGGGAAAACTCGGTAAGAAAATAGAAAGGAAATGGGGTCCCCGAACCATTGATTTAGATATATTGCTTTATGATGATATTATTTTAGATTTACCCGATTTACAAATACCTCATAAATTAATGCACACACGGACATTTGTTTTAATTCCATTATCTCAAATCGCCCCAGACATCAAACATCCAGTCTTGAATAAAACAATAAAAGAATTATTAGATGAAGGGAATGACAAAAAATGTATGAAAGATAGCGTCAAGTTTTACGCAGAAGAAGTAGGTTTGAAGAATATCGAGAATATCAAAAGGACAAGAAAGTGATGAAAAATAATAGCCCTCT includes the following:
- the folK gene encoding 2-amino-4-hydroxy-6-hydroxymethyldihydropteridine diphosphokinase, with the protein product MSKVYISLGSNLGDREKNIKEAIKLINRRIKVIKTSPIYETEPVGFKEQDWFLNLVAELKTRLSPQELLAILKQIEGKLGKKIERKWGPRTIDLDILLYDDIILDLPDLQIPHKLMHTRTFVLIPLSQIAPDIKHPVLNKTIKELLDEGNDKKCMKDSVKFYAEEVGLKNIENIKRTRK